A single Aspergillus puulaauensis MK2 DNA, chromosome 7, nearly complete sequence DNA region contains:
- a CDS encoding uncharacterized protein (COG:K;~EggNog:ENOG410PRNW;~InterPro:IPR030456,IPR001766,IPR036390,IPR036388;~PFAM:PF00250;~go_function: GO:0003700 - DNA-binding transcription factor activity [Evidence IEA];~go_function: GO:0043565 - sequence-specific DNA binding [Evidence IEA];~go_process: GO:0006355 - regulation of transcription, DNA-templated [Evidence IEA]), producing MDRSISTCGSMLDQSFNRDLYHHLPSSSSSRTPETPPSIFDGWSDSSSNSPDAKIPYHQQQQPWAVEPAVNCSLFPSHPESPIEPPLDGLPRIIPSTGGHVPEWSGPLMAPGYSSSRQLRPETRRLPAGKHMSDWVHAKSPEVPPSSFSLYKAPSHLFGATITPHSQSPSPSANPMMTTGLSPTPVSAPYHALPLTVLSPPPIKLEADREVAPPANPEETEETSADPPYSQLIFDALDAAPGKKLPLQGIYQWFEKNTAKGRDPGSKGWQNSIRHNLSMNAGFEAVREDPVPGKKPVNYWRLTNDAAENGIQSTTRYRKQTNYKKSTAWDPPAPQRQRSGAKGGKATKISAKYRGLAHNMNNMSLEEYRRERAYRQQQQLHHLRNLHGYPHQQQFQQLQQQRRLPNDLLHAQYLHRTSPTTATTTTTTPAAGTTVLSPGYAGATTSTTAPMPRPPAVQSFNLGDFVGCASAAPCTAPAPTPIYCDMAGPSSDCLVFDAGFMGMSGVHSPFAVSEISASDLHIGL from the exons ATGGACCGTTCCATCTCTACTTGTGGCTCTATGCTAGACCAGTCCTTCAATCGCGACCTATACCACCACCTCCCGTctagctccagctccaggacGCCAGAGACTCCTCCCTCCATCTTCGACGGCTGGTCTGATTCCAGCTCAAACAGCCCGGATGCAAAGATACcttatcatcaacaacaacaaccgtgGGCCGTTGAGCCGGCGGTGAACTGCTCTCTGTTTCCGTCCCACCCCGAGTCACCAATCGAGCCTCCATTAGATGGCCTCCCCCGTATAATCCCCAGCACGGGCGGCCACGTCCCTGAATGGTCTGGGCCACTGATGGCTCCTGGCTATTCTTCATCGAGGCAATTGAGGCCTGAGACGCGGCGCCTACCTGCTGGCAAGCATATGTCGGATTGGGTACACGCAAAGTCACCAGAGGTGCCTCCgtcgtccttctccttgtacAAGGCTCCTTCACACCTGTTTGGAGCTACTATCACCCCGCACtcgcaatctccttctccgtcgGCGAATCCTATGATGACAACAGGGTTATCGCCCACACCTGTTAGCGCTCCATACCACGCGCTTCCATTAACCGTGTTGAGCCCACCACCCATCAAGCTTGAGGCGGATCGCGAGGTTGCACCGCCAGCGAATCcggaggagacggaggagacCAGTGCAGATCCTCCATACTCGCAACTCATCTTCGATGCGCTTGATGCTGCACCCGGGAAGAAACTGCCCCTTCAGGGTATCTACCAGTGGTTTGAAAAGAACACGGCCAAGGGGAGGGATCCGGGCTCGAAGGGTTGGCAAAACAGCATCCGTCACAACTTGTCGATGAATGCC GGTTTCGAGGCTGTTCGAGAAGATCCCGTCCCAGGGAAAAAGCCCGTCAACTATTGGCGCTTGACGAATGATGCAGCAGAGAACGGCATCCAATCTACAACCCGGTATAGAAAACAGACAAATTACAAAAAGTCTACGGCGTGGGATCCCCCGGCCCCTCAGCGTCAGCGCTCTGGAGCCAAGGGGGGTAAAGCAACGAAAATCAGCGCGAAGTATCGAGGTCTCGCACACAACATGAATAACATGAGCCTAGAGGAGTACCGACGAGAACGAGCATAtcgccaacagcaacagcttcACCATCTTCGCAATCTTCACGGCTATCCCCACCAGCAACAATTTCAACAGCTGCAACAACAGCGGCGCCTCCCCAATGACCTCCTACACGCCCAATATCTCCACCGAACGTCGCccacgacagcgacaacgacaacaaccaccccagcagcaggaacaacGGTGTTGTCACCCGGTTATGCAGGAGCAACGACATCCACCACAGCCCCGATGCCACGCCCCCCGGCCGTCCAGAGCTTTAATCTAGGCGACTTCGTTGGCTGTGCTAGCGCTGCCCCCTGCACAGCTCCCGCTCCAACTCCCATTTATTGCGACATGGCGGGACCCAGCTCAGATTGCCTCGTCTTTGATGCCGGGTTCATGGGGATGAGTGGCGTCCATTCGCCCTTTGCTGTCTCCGAGATCTCGGCGTCAGATCTTCACATTGGGCTATAA
- a CDS encoding splicing factor cactin (COG:T;~EggNog:ENOG410PFCZ;~InterPro:IPR018816,IPR019134;~PFAM:PF10312,PF09732;~go_function: GO:0005515 - protein binding [Evidence IEA]), with protein sequence MSARFPDRSRSKRSRSRSPHSDHTQKYTRRSDERDQRYDNSRYRDRDARPGQSQARGMKDQMRLNQLQEDERVREWVAQEDIFVLKQAKKKAEIRVKEGRAKPIDWLTVMLRVIDPTRNPLDDEITDSELDLIDPEGVFEGLSQTELGDLEKDIDTFLGLESNSQNRDYWRTMKVICKDRQKTIAPEGRALNSVAADINKLLSPKSYEQLQALEGQVRRKLDSNEPIDTDYWEELLRSLTVWKARAKLKKVYQAVIDERVRGLRQQQREEAESVRSKLAPLAPLVREDGPKAVLVNEEFHGLDPDPLLQIRPEDKIYEVLDESTFLDQVARERQKILKMGYVPLRQRQAEKASAPVASNAANTAIASNPTRFSSIPNEDFSQATKALYERELAKGVSENEEIFTGEESVSTGAQPQWASKYRPRKPRYFNRVQMGYEWNKYNQTHYDHDNPPPKVVQGYKFNIFYPDLIDKTRAPTYRIERENGRKRGQSFAAAGEEDTCLIRFMAGPPYEDIAFRIVDKEWDYSAKRERGFKSTFEKGILQLHFQFKRIYYRK encoded by the exons ATGTCAGCGCGATTTCCAGACAGGTCGCGGTCGAAGcgatctcgatctcgatcGCCACACTCAGATCACACCCAGAAGTATACCCGACGGTCGGACGAGCGAGACCAGCGATATGACAACAGCAGATATCGCGACCGCGATGCGCGACCGGGCCAATCTCAGGCTCGGGGAATGAAGGACCAGATGCGGCTCAATCAGCTACAAGAGGATGAGCGAGTGCGCGAGTGGGTGGCTCAGGAGGACATCTTTGTTCTGAAGCAGGCGAAAAAGAAGGCAGAAATTCGAGTGAAAGAGGGCCGCGCGAAACCAATCGACTGGCTTACGGTTATGCTGCGGGTGATTGATCCAACGAGGAATCCTCTTGACGACGAAATTACGGATTCGGAACTCGATCTAATAGACCCTGAGGGTGTGTTTGAGGGATTATCGCAGACTGAACTTGGCGATTTGGAGAAGGACATTGACACATTCCTGGGGCTGGAATCGAACTCTCAGAATAGGGATTATTGGAGG ACGATGAAAGTTATCTGTAAAGACCGCCAAAAGACGATAGCTCCCGAAGGACGTGCGCTCAATTCCGTTGCTGCGGATATCAACAAGCTTCTCAGTCCCAAGTCTTACGAACAGCTCCAGGCACTCGAAGGGCAGGTTAGGAGAAAGTTGGACTCCAATGAACCTATTGATACGGACTACTGGGAGGAACTGTTACGCAGTCTCACTGTTTGGAAGGCACGCgcgaagctgaagaaggtATACCAGGCCGTCATAGATGAGCGCGTTCGGGGACTACGTCAACAGCAGCgtgaagaagccgagtcGGTCCGTTCCAAGTTGGCACCTCTGGCGCCCTTGGTTCGGGAAGACGGGCCTAAAGCTGTATTGGTCAATGAAGAATTTCATGGTCTTGACCCCGATCCATTACTTCAGATCCGTCCAGAGGACAAGATATACGAAGTATTAGATGAATCTACCTTCTTAGATCAAGTG GCCCGCGAACGTCAAAAAATCCTTAAAATGGGATATGTTCCTCTACGCCAGCGCCAGGCGGAGAAGGCATCCGCTCCCGTTGCGAGCAATGCAGCAAACACCGCTATCGCCAGTAACCCCActcgcttctcctcgatCCCCAATGAGGACTTCTCTCAGGCAACGAAGGCATTGTACGAAAGAGAGCTAGCCAAGGGGGTCAGCGAGAACGAGGAAATTTTCACAGGAGAAGAGTCTGTCAGTACAGGCGCGCAGCCTCAATGGGCTAGTAAATATCGGCCTCGCAAACCACGATACTTCAACCGTGTCCAAATGGGTTATGAATGGAATAAGTACAACCAGACACATTACGACCACGATAATCCGCCACCGAAGGTTGTCCAAGGATACAAGTTCAACATATTTTATCCCGACCTCATTGATAAGACGAGAGCACCTACATACCGCATAGAGCGGGAGAATGGACGAAAACGAGGTCAATCATTTGCCGCTGCCGGGGAAGAGGATACCTGTCTTATTCGGTTCATGGCGGGGCCGCCCTATGAAGATATCGCCTTTCGCATCGTCGACAAGGAGTGGGATTATAGTGCCAAACGAGAGAGAGGGTTCAAAAGCACATTTGAGAAG GGAATTCTACAACTGCATTTCCAGTTTAAACGA ATCTATTACCGCAAATGA